TATGACTGTGGCCTTGGGCGTGTCTGCCTACTCAATCGCCATGTTCCATGTGATGACCCATGCTTTCTTCAAAGCATTGCTGTTCTTGGCAGCGGGTAGTGCCATTATCGGTATGCATCACGACCAAGATATGCGCCATATGGGCAATCTGAAAAAATACATGCCGATTACCTGGATCACTATGTTGATTGGTAACTTGTCTCTTATCGGCACGCCTCTGTTTTCAGGTTTCTATTCGAAAGATTCGATTATTGAAGCCGTGCATTTTAGCGATCTGCCCGGTAGCGGCTTTGCTTACTTTGCCGTGCTCGCCAGCGTATTCGTTACAGCTTTTTATGCATTCCGCCAATACTTTATGGTTTTCCACGGTAAAGAAAAGTGGCGTGAAATCCATCACGAACACCATTCAGACGGTCACGATGACGGACACCATCACGGTTTGGGTAAAAACGACAATCCGCACGAAAGCCCTTGGGTCGTAACTCTGCCTTTGGTTTTACTGGCCATCCCGTCTTTGATGATAGGCTATGTAGTCATTGAGCCGATGTTGTATGGCGATTTCTTCAAAGATGTGATTTATGTCAACCATGAAGCGCATCCGGTTATGGCGCAAATGAAAGAAGCATTCCACGGCCCATTGGCTATGGTTTCACACAGTTTGCAGACACCGGTTTTATATTTGGCAATCGGCGGTGTTGTAGCAGCATGGTTTCTGTATGTGCAAGCGCCCCATTTGCCGGCCAAGATTGCTTCGGCATTCAGCCCGATCTACAAACTGCTGGATAACAAATACTACTTGGATGTGATTTATTTCAATGTATTTGCAAAAGGCAGCCGCGCATTGGGCAATTTCTTCTGGAAAGCCATCGATACCGCCATTATTGATAATGGATTGGTTAATGGCAGTGCGAAGTTGGTTGGCGGCATTGCTGCTCAGGTTCGTAAATTTCAGACAGGCTTTATCTACACTTATGCCGCATTTATGGTATTCGGTGTGTTGGCTCTGATTGTGACCTTCTTCTGGGGTCTGTTTGTGAAGTAATGGTACGAATTCAATTTTAGAATAACAGGTTACGAATATGTTTGATAACTTACTCAGCTTGGCAATTTGGGTGCCGATAATTGCCGGCGTGCTGGTCTTGGCGACAGGATCAGACCAGCGTGCGGCCTTGGCGCGTATTCTTGCTTTGGTAGGTTCGCTGGCAGGTTTTTTGGTAACACTGCCGCTGTTCACGCAATTTGATCGGTTGAGCGGCGGTTACCAGTTTACCGAATTCCATAGTTGGATTCCTATCTTGAACATTAATTATGCCTTGGGTGTCGACGGCATTTCCGTTCTGTTTATTATCCTAAATGCTTTTATTACCTTGATGGTGGTATTGGCGGGTTGGGAAGTGATTCAGAAGCGCCCGGCACAGTATATGGCGGCATTCTTAATCATGTCAGGGCTGATTAACGGTGCTTTTGCTGCGCAAGATGCCATTCTCTTTTACGTGTTTTTTGAAGGTATGTTGATCCCTCTTTACCTGATTATCGGTATGTGGGGTGGCCCGCGTCGGGTGTATGCTTCCGTAAAGCTGTTTCTATATACTTTGCTGGGTTCGCTGCTGATGCTGGTTGCTTTGGTTTACCTGTCATATCAAGCGGGCGGCAGCTTCTTAATTGTAGAATTTCAAAATCTGAAGCATATTCCTTTGGGTATTCAGCAACTTTTGTTTATTGCTTTCTTTTTGTCGTTTGCAGTAAAAGTGCCGATGTGGCCGGTACATACATGGCTGCCTGATGCGCACGTTGAGGCGCCTACCGGCGGTTCTATGGTGTTGGCAGCGATTACCCTGAAAGTAGGTGCATACGGTTTCTTACGCTTTATCCTGCCGATTCTGCCAGACGCTTCGCGTTATTTTGCACCGATGATTATTGTGCTCAGCCTGATTGCGGTAATCTATATCGGTATGGTGGCTTTGGTGCAAACCGATATGAAAAAACTGGTGGCATATTCATCCATCAGCCACATGGGCTTTGTAACATTAGGTATTTTTCTGTTCAGCGGCATGTTTTCCGGCGCTAATTTGGGTGAGTTGAACGACTGGGGCCTGAAAGGTGCGATTGTGCAGATGATTTCCCACGGTTTCGTATCGGCTGCTATGTTTATGTGTATCGGTGTAATGTATGACCGTTTGCACAGCCGCAATATCGCCGATTACGGCGGTGTGGTCAACGTGATGCCTAAGTTTGCTGCTTTTATGATGCTTTTCGGTATGGCTAATGCCGGCCTGCCTGCTACTTCGGGCTTCGTAGGTGAATTCATGGTAATTATGGGTGCTGTGGAAGTGAATTTCTGGGTGGGAGCGTTGGCTGCCATTACCTTGATTTACGGTGCATCTTATACTTTATGGATGTACAAACGGGTGATTTTTGGTGAAATCAAGAACCCGGAAGTCAAAGAGATGAAAGACATCAACTGCCGCGAGTTCGCTATTTTGGCGATCTTGGCAGTAGCCGTGCTGGGTATGGGTTTGTGGCCGCAACCTTTTATTGAAGTCGTACATCAAGCTGCGAATGATTTGATTGTACAAGTAGCGCAAAGTAAGATTTGAGGTGTGTGAATGAACTGGACTGATTTAAATTTAAATATCGCCATGCCTGAAATTGTGCTGCTTTCGGCATTATTTATCGTATTGCTGGCGGATTTATGGATTAGTGATGCCAATCGTAAAATCACACATTATCTGAGCCTGCTGACTTTGGTATTGGCTGCCGGTGCGCAATATATGGTGTGGTCACCCGCGAGTACACTGGCATTCAATGGCTTCTATGTTGCAGACAGTATGTCGCAATTGGCAAAAATGGTGATGTATGCCACCGTATTTGCAATATTTGTTTATGCCAAGCCTTATAACCAAGCGCGCGGTATTTTCAAAGGTGAATTTTATACTTTGTCGCTGTTTGCGCTCGCTGGTACCAGCATCATGGTCAGCTCAGCCCACTTCCTGACTGCTTATTTGGGTTTGGAGCTTCTCTCTTTGGCTCTTTACGCGTTGATTGCTTTGCGCCGCCATTCTGCGAATGCTGCCGAGGCTGCATTGAAATACTTTGTTTTGGGCGCATTAGGTTCGGGCTTGCTGCTTTACGGTATTTCTATGGTTTACGGTGCAACAGGTTCGCTTGCTTTTGCGGATATTCTGGCGCAGACCCATGTGATGGGCGGTTCTCCATGGCTGCTTAAGTTGGGTTTGGTATTCATTGTGGTTGCCGTTGCATTCAAATTGGGTGCGGTTCCCTTCCACATGTGGGTGCCGGATGTTTACCAAGGCGCGCCAACTTCCGTGGCTGCTTTGGTAGGTACTGCGCCCAAGATTGCAGCGGTGCTGTTTGCGTTCCGTATTTTGGTGGGCGGTTTGGATACCGTATCTGCCGATTGGAGCAAAATGCTGATTATTTTGGCTGTTGCTTCATTGGTGATCGGTAATTTGGCTGCCATTATGCAAAGCAATATCAAACGCATGCTGGCTTATTCAACTGTGTCACACATGGGTTTTATCCTGTTGGCGTTTACCGCGGGTATGATAGGGTTTGCTTCGGCACTTTATTACGCGCTGACTTACATTGTGATGAGCTTGGTAGCGTTCGGTGTGTTGATGCTGCTTTCCAATGAAGAACATGAGTGCGAAGAAATCAATGATTTGGCCGGTTTGAACCAGCGCAATGCTTGGTATGCTTTTCTGATGCTGCTGGCTATGTTTTCGATGGCCGGTATTCCGCCGCTAATGGGCTTCTATGCGAAATTTACAGTTATTAATGCCATGCTTGGTGTCGGTCATATTTGGTTGGCTGTGTTCGCTGTGGTGATGTCGTTGATTGGTGCTTTCTACTATCTGCGTGTTGTGAAAGTGATGTATTTCGGGAAAGCGGAAACCGAGCGTCCGGTTGAAAGCGGTTTGCCGGTAAAGGCTTTGTTATCTGTGAATGCATTTTTACTGTTACTGTGGGGTGTATTGCCGGATAGCGTGATGCAATGGTGTATTGTTGCTGTCCGCCAGGCTGTGGCCATGCAGTAAATAATGCCTGTCTGAAAAATAAAACGGCAACCATAGGGTTGCCGTTTTTGTTAATATAATGCCTTATTTAAAGATATTTCAGACAGGCATTGTATTTCTAGGCGGTTGGTTTGAACAATGCCTGTCTGAAACGCAAAGCATACGGAATTATGAACGCATCTATGTATATTTTGTTGGTGTTGGCGCTGATTTTTGCCAACGCTCCGTTTTTAACCCAACGTTGGTTTGGTTTGATCAAACTGAAGCGTAAACATTTTGGCCACCATTTGGTCGAGCTGGCGGCAGGCTTCGGTTTCACAGCTTTTCTCGCTTTTTTTCTGGAAAACCGCTCGGGCACGGTGCATCCCCAAGGCTGGGAGTTTTACGCGGTTGTGGTGTGTTTGTATTTGGTGTTTGCCTTTCCTTGTTTCGTGTGGCGTTATTTCTGGCATGCGAAAAATCAAGATTAAACATTGAAATATAGCTGTTTGTGAATTGTGTCTTTCTTCAAAAGAGATAACGCTATGCAAAAGATAACCCATAATCTGGCCGAGGCCAAAACAATCGTTGTAAAAGCAGGCTCCAGTTTGGTTACTGCGGAAGGCCGCGGGATTGATCAGGCTGCTTTGGATAATTGGGCGGTGCAAATTGCAGCGCTGAGAAGTCAGGGTATTGAAGTGGTGTTCGTATCCAGCGGTGCCATTGCAGAAGGCATTAAGAGGCTGGGTTGGCTCAAGCGGCCTAAAGCCGTAAACGAATTGCAAGCCGCCGCCGCAGTAGGGCAAATGGGGATTGCGCAGGCATATGAAACAGCATTTTCACCCCACCGCATACATACGGCGCAAATTCTGCTGACCCACGATGATTTGAGCAACCGTACACGCTACCTGAATGCGCGCAGTACATTGAAAACCCTGTTGGCAAAAGGCATTGTGCCCATCATCAATGAAAACGACACCGTAACCACCGATGAAATCAAATTGGGTGATAACGATACCCTCGGTGCATTGGTAGCCAACTTAATCGAAGCAGATGCCCTGATTATTCTGACTGATCAGCAGGGGCTTTACGATAGTGACCCGCGTAAGAACCCGCAAGCTGAATTTATCCGGCAGATTTCCGCCGCGCATCCTGATTTGGAAAGTATGGCCGGAGGTGTGGGCAGCAGTGTGGGTACCGGCGGCATGTATACCAAAGTGCTGGCTGCGAAACGCGCCGCTTTAAGCGGCGCGGCCACGGTAATTGCATCGGGCAGGGAAGAAAACGTGTTGCTGCGTTTGCTAAAAGGCGAGAGCATAGGCACATTGTTTACCAGTGAGCAAAGCCGAATCAATGCGCGCAAACAGTGGCTGCTCGGGCATGTGCAGATGGTGGGGAGCGTTGTGATTGATCAAGGCGCGGAAAAGGCGGTTGCCGAGCAACACACCAGTTTGTTGCCGGTAGGCTGCATCAGAGTAAACGGCCATTTTTACCGAGGCGAATTGGTTGCGGTGTTAAATAAAGAAGGCAAGGAAATTGCGCGCGGGTTGGTTAATTACAGCAGCGAGGAAACGGCAAAAATTTTGCAGACCCCATCCGGTAAAATTGCCGATCGGCTGGGCTATGCGCATGAAGACGAATTGATTCACAGAGACAATATGGCGCTTCATTGGTAAGCATAAAACGGAAAATGCCTGTCTGAAAACCTTTAGCTTCGTGGAAACTCGCGTTGCTCGTTTTCAGACAGGCATTTTCTATTCTTTTAACACAAATCAGGCTTTTGCAGCACGCATATTATCAATAAATTTATCAAACAGATAAGCTACATCATGCGGGCCCGGGCTGGCCTCGGGGTGGCCTTGGAAGCTGAATACCGCCCGGTCGGTAAGCTCGATGCCTTGCAGCGAACCGTCAAACAGAGAACGGTGGGTAACTTTAACATGTGCAGGCAGGCTGTCTGCGTCCACTTCAAAACCGTGGTTTTGGCTGGTAATCGCAACTTTGCCGCTTTCCAAATCTTGCACAGGATGGTTGCCGCCGTGGTGGCCGAAAGCCATTTTTCGGGTTTTTCCGCCAATAGCTAAGCCTAATAATTGGTGGCCTAAGCAAATACCGAAAACAGGTTTTTTGCTTTCCAGTAATTCTTTCACCGCTGCAATCGCATAATCGCATGGCTCGGGGTCGCCCGGACCGTTGGACAGGAACACACCATCCGGGTTCATGGCCAAAACATCTTTGGCCGGCGTTTGCGCAGGCACTACGGTTAAGCGGCAGCCGCGTTCGGCCAACATGCGCAAGATATTGGTTTTTACGCCGAAATCATAAGCCACCACATGATAAGGCTGCTCTTCCGGGGTTTGGAAGCCTTTGCCCAATTTCCACTCGCCTTCCGTCCATTCGTAAGGCTCGGTGCAGCTCACTTCTTTTGCCAAGTCTTTGCCGACCATGCTGCCGAATGCGGCAATCAGTTCGCGTGCTTTTTCTTCCGTGGCGTCTTCTCCGGTAAGGATGGCACCGGCCTGCGCGCCTTTGTCGCGCAGAATGCGGGTTAGGCGTCGGGTATCGATATCGGCAATGGCCACGGTTTGGTTGCGCACCAAATATTCCTGCAAGCTTTCTTTACTGCGGAAATTGCTGTGTAAAAGCGGTAGGTCGCGGATAATCAGGCCTGCCGCATATACAGAGCGGCCTTCCACATCTTCTTCATTGGTGCCTGTGTTGCCGATATGCGGATAAGTAAGGGTAACGATTTGTTTGCAGTAAGAAGGGTCGGTAAGGATTTCCTGATAGCCGGTCATGGATGTGTTGAACACGACTTCGCCGGAGGTTGAGCCTGCGTGGCCGATTGAAGTACCGAGAAATACGCTGCCGTCTGCGAGAACCAAGATTGCGGGGGTTGTCATGATGGATTCCTGTTTAATCTTTAATGAATCTGATGCGGCTTGGCAAGCAAAGGGAAACCAAGCGGCCGGTAACGGCTGAAAAAAAACACGCTTCGCAACTTGCAGCCAAGTTGTGTGACGTGCTTTAGCTAAAACGGTTTAAATGTTTTAGAAGCGGTTTATTTTAGAATAAATCATGCTTCTGCTCAAGGGAGCAAAAGTAAATAAGGCCTGATACCATGCAAAAAACAATGGATACGTTATGAGATGAATGGATGCTAACTTGGGCTAAGCGGCATGAGTTCCAATCAAAACCATGGAACAGCATAGTTTGCACTTAGAAAAGTGAAACCTTTTTATCGGAATCGGGTCAGTTATACTTAGGTTGAAGAACCGAAATAATCATTTTCAATCAAGCCCGGCAAACTCAAATAGGGCGGGAATTAGAGAGGAGTTTACAAAAATGACTAAATCATTATTAGCTGTGATGACGATGGCTCTGGCATTGACTGCTTGCGGAGAAAAGAAAGTCGATACGCCTGCAGCATCCGGTGCGGAAGCAACCGGCAGCGCCGCAAACTTGTCACCTGAGTGCCAAGCTTATTTTGAGCGTATGGAAAAATGTTTTGCCAAAGGTGGCGCTCAAATCGAAAGCTTGAAAGCCGGTTTGGAAGAATCTAAAAAAGGTTTGGTTGATTTACCGGCCGATCAACAGGCTCAAGCGTGTAAAATGGGTAACGACCAATTTACCCAAGTTGCTCAAGCAGCAAAATGTGAATAAAGAATGAGGCTGATATATCAAAATGCCTGTCTGAAAACTTTCAGACAGGCATTTTTCATTAGGAAATTAACATGTTCTAACAAAGGGCTTGGATTTTGATTATTAATCAACTTAAACTTTACTGCGGCGTTGCTGCACCTTGCCGTACTACCTGTACTGCCTTCGGCTTGCTGCCTTGTATTAAAAATGTGTTGATTAACTATAGGATGATTTTCATTTGGTGAATCAATTTAGATGATTTTGGGCGCAGATTCCTATCTGAATAATTTAGTAAATTGGCGGTAGATTAATGAGATAAAAGGTTTTTTGGATTCGTTATGTGAAAATAATTTGCAAATAGAAATAGTTGCTATTAATATCCGTTTCCTATGGAAAATGAACGAATTTTAATACCTTCAGTTTTGGCGGTTATCACACTTTTACATGTGGGATTGATCGCTGCATTATGGAAAATGACACCTCCGAAGCCTATGGAAATCATGGAAATCGAGTTTGTCGATTTGGGCGGCGGAGGTGGCGGCGGCGGAGCGGGAGAGCCTGCTGTTTCCGAGAAAGCTGCGCCCGAGCCCAAGCCGGTGCCGCCGCCTGCAGTTAAACCCAAGCCTGAACCTAAACGGGTCGAGAAAAAAGTTGAGGCGGCCAAGCCCAAAGTGGCTGCTGTGAAAACCCAAAACAAGGATGCGGATTTTGAAGCCAAGCCGAAAGTTGAAGCCAAACCGAAGTTTGAACCGAAACCCGAATCCAAACCCAAACCCGAACCCAAACGGGAAGTAGTAAAAGAAGTAAAACCTGAACCGCAGGAGAAAGCAGAACCACTGCCGAGGAGGCAGGAAACATTTAAACCGAGTGCCGGCGAATATCAGCAAAGGTCGGGCGGCGCTTCCGGCAGCGGCAACAAATCTGAAGCCGGTAACGGCTCAGGCTCCGGAGAGGGATCGGGAACCGGTTCGGGAAGCGGAAAGGGTTCGGGCAGCGGTTCCGGTTCGGGCAGCGGCAAAGGCTCTGGCAGCGGTTCCGGTTCGGGTGGTGGAAAAGGTGACGGCGCAGGCTCCGGCGGTGTGAGGAATATAGGTTCGTTCGGCGTGCCGAGTTATCCGAGCATTTCAAGGGAAAACGGTGAAGAAGGAACTGTGCGTTTAAAGGCCACGGTAAGCCCCGGAGGCGGCGTGAAGGTTGAAGTGATTAAGAGCAGCGGCTATTCGCGGCTGGATAATGAAGCCAAGCGCACGGTGCGGGGCAGCAGTAAATTCAGCGGCCCGGGCGTGTATGTGGGCAATGTGTCTTTCAGGTTAAACCAATAAAAGCTTTTAAAGAGGGCAGGAGTGGTGAGGCCTGTCTGAAAATGCCAAACGGTTTGCAACAGTATTTTAGTTTATTTTTGAGTAACGGAAATATTATGAATTTATCTTTAGTTTTTCAATCGGGCGATGCCGTTTTGATTTCGGTGTTTATGATTCTTGTGCTGATGAGTATTGCCACTTGGAGCATTATCATTATCCGTGCCATTAAATTGATGAAAGCAAAATCTGCGAATGCGCAGATTCATGATACGGTTTGGTCCAACAAATCGTGGCAGGATGCGGAAAAAATGGCGGCACAAAACCATTCGCCGATGGGCGAGCTGCTTCAGGATGCGGTGCGCGCCAATAAGCTGTATCACAGCGGCAGCTCGCAGGATTTGTCTACCCATCTGCCGTTCAACCAATTTATGCTGCGTCAGATTCATCATAAGATGGGCATGATTATGCGCAAGTTTGAAGGCGGTATGACGGCTTTGGCTTCGATTGGTGCCACAGCGCCGTTTATCGGCCTGTTTGGTACGGTTTGGGGTATTTATCATGCGTTAATCAACATCAGCCACAGCGGCCAGATGAGCATTGCTGCGGTGGCGGGTCCGATCGGCGAGGCGCTGGTGGCTACGGCGTTTGGTTTGTTTGTGGCGATTCCCGCGGTTTTGGCCTATAACTTTTTGGTGCGCAGCAATAAAAAACTGGGTCAGGACATGCATGCTTTCGCGCACGAGTTGCATGTGCAGATTTTGAACAGTAAGGAGTAAGCGGTGAAAGATTTTGGACACGGCTACGGCCAAGACGAATCGCCGATGGCCGATATGAACGTTACCCCGTTGGTTGACGTGATGCTGGTGCTGTTGATTGTGTTTATGATTACCATGCCGGTGCTGACGCATTCCATCCCGATTCAATTGCCCACAGCCTCGGAAGCGGCCAAACCTAAAGACGAGCCGAAAGAGCCTTTGCGGTTGGCGATTGATGTAAAAGGAAAATATGTTTTAGGTGAGAAAGAAACACCGCTTGCCGATTTGGACGATGCCTTGAAAGAAGCCAAAACTAAAAACGACAATGTGGTTTTGGCGATTGATGCCGATAAAGACGTATCTTACGATGCGGTGGCTCAGGCGCTGAACGCAGCTAAGGATGCGGGTGTGTCGAAAGTGGGCTTTGTAACGGAAGTGAAAGCGAAATAGAATAGCTTTAGATAAACCGATGCCTGTCTGAAACCTATTTTCAGACAGGCATCGGTTTTGTGTGTTGATGACTGTATCGTTGTGAAGCGGTGAGCCTTACGGCAACATCTTTATTTCGATTTATCTTCCAAATAGTCCACCGTGTCTTTTTTCCCGGGGCTGTCGGTAACCGTATATTCACCCTCAATCACATCGTCTCGGTTACCATAGCGCCTGTGGGCCGTGTAAGTAAAACCGTCCTGCTCATTGCTGTGGCTGCTGCCGCTCAAATCGGCCACCGGTTTGCCTTTGAAAGGCAGCATCAAAACCAAGGCGGCAAGCATGGAAACAAAACCCGGGCTGAGCAGCAAAACCCCTGCTACGGCATAGCGAATCGGCCAAAGCAGCTGGTAAAGCGACACTTTCCCTCCGGTACGCATGGCCGCCGCAGCCAGCAACACGCCCGAAGTACCCATGCGGCGCAGCATGAAAATCCCGAGCACAAAGCTGGCAATCATCAGCAAAAGGGTTACGCCGCCGCCGAGCCAATCCGCCACCCACACGATGGACATGATTTCCAAAAACAGCATAACCAAAAAAATGATACCGAAATATTGCATGTCGCGTTCCTTGTTTGCATGAGCCTGTAACATAACGCCAAAACCATTTGTTTTCAAGAAACAGTTTTGCATTATTCCGCCGTAAAAAAAGGTAAAGCAAGCGCCAAATACGGCGAATTTGTTTATCCTTTGCGCATTATGAAAAAGAACACTATTTTTACACAATTGATGAATGCCGCCTTAGCCGGCATTGTTTTA
This portion of the Neisseria canis genome encodes:
- a CDS encoding energy transducer TonB; the protein is MTPPKPMEIMEIEFVDLGGGGGGGGAGEPAVSEKAAPEPKPVPPPAVKPKPEPKRVEKKVEAAKPKVAAVKTQNKDADFEAKPKVEAKPKFEPKPESKPKPEPKREVVKEVKPEPQEKAEPLPRRQETFKPSAGEYQQRSGGASGSGNKSEAGNGSGSGEGSGTGSGSGKGSGSGSGSGSGKGSGSGSGSGGGKGDGAGSGGVRNIGSFGVPSYPSISRENGEEGTVRLKATVSPGGGVKVEVIKSSGYSRLDNEAKRTVRGSSKFSGPGVYVGNVSFRLNQ
- a CDS encoding ExbD/TolR family protein: MADMNVTPLVDVMLVLLIVFMITMPVLTHSIPIQLPTASEAAKPKDEPKEPLRLAIDVKGKYVLGEKETPLADLDDALKEAKTKNDNVVLAIDADKDVSYDAVAQALNAAKDAGVSKVGFVTEVKAK
- the carA gene encoding glutamine-hydrolyzing carbamoyl-phosphate synthase small subunit; translation: MTTPAILVLADGSVFLGTSIGHAGSTSGEVVFNTSMTGYQEILTDPSYCKQIVTLTYPHIGNTGTNEEDVEGRSVYAAGLIIRDLPLLHSNFRSKESLQEYLVRNQTVAIADIDTRRLTRILRDKGAQAGAILTGEDATEEKARELIAAFGSMVGKDLAKEVSCTEPYEWTEGEWKLGKGFQTPEEQPYHVVAYDFGVKTNILRMLAERGCRLTVVPAQTPAKDVLAMNPDGVFLSNGPGDPEPCDYAIAAVKELLESKKPVFGICLGHQLLGLAIGGKTRKMAFGHHGGNHPVQDLESGKVAITSQNHGFEVDADSLPAHVKVTHRSLFDGSLQGIELTDRAVFSFQGHPEASPGPHDVAYLFDKFIDNMRAAKA
- the proB gene encoding glutamate 5-kinase, whose product is MQKITHNLAEAKTIVVKAGSSLVTAEGRGIDQAALDNWAVQIAALRSQGIEVVFVSSGAIAEGIKRLGWLKRPKAVNELQAAAAVGQMGIAQAYETAFSPHRIHTAQILLTHDDLSNRTRYLNARSTLKTLLAKGIVPIINENDTVTTDEIKLGDNDTLGALVANLIEADALIILTDQQGLYDSDPRKNPQAEFIRQISAAHPDLESMAGGVGSSVGTGGMYTKVLAAKRAALSGAATVIASGREENVLLRLLKGESIGTLFTSEQSRINARKQWLLGHVQMVGSVVIDQGAEKAVAEQHTSLLPVGCIRVNGHFYRGELVAVLNKEGKEIARGLVNYSSEETAKILQTPSGKIADRLGYAHEDELIHRDNMALHW
- a CDS encoding NADH-quinone oxidoreductase subunit M is translated as MFDNLLSLAIWVPIIAGVLVLATGSDQRAALARILALVGSLAGFLVTLPLFTQFDRLSGGYQFTEFHSWIPILNINYALGVDGISVLFIILNAFITLMVVLAGWEVIQKRPAQYMAAFLIMSGLINGAFAAQDAILFYVFFEGMLIPLYLIIGMWGGPRRVYASVKLFLYTLLGSLLMLVALVYLSYQAGGSFLIVEFQNLKHIPLGIQQLLFIAFFLSFAVKVPMWPVHTWLPDAHVEAPTGGSMVLAAITLKVGAYGFLRFILPILPDASRYFAPMIIVLSLIAVIYIGMVALVQTDMKKLVAYSSISHMGFVTLGIFLFSGMFSGANLGELNDWGLKGAIVQMISHGFVSAAMFMCIGVMYDRLHSRNIADYGGVVNVMPKFAAFMMLFGMANAGLPATSGFVGEFMVIMGAVEVNFWVGALAAITLIYGASYTLWMYKRVIFGEIKNPEVKEMKDINCREFAILAILAVAVLGMGLWPQPFIEVVHQAANDLIVQVAQSKI
- a CDS encoding DUF5339 domain-containing protein, translating into MTKSLLAVMTMALALTACGEKKVDTPAASGAEATGSAANLSPECQAYFERMEKCFAKGGAQIESLKAGLEESKKGLVDLPADQQAQACKMGNDQFTQVAQAAKCE
- the nuoL gene encoding NADH-quinone oxidoreductase subunit L, producing the protein MNDMSLYLAIALIPLAGSLLAGLFGNKIGRAGAHTVTILGVAVSAVLSAYVLWGFINGSRTKFDENVYTWLTMGGIDFSVGFLVDTLTAMMMVVVTSVSLMVHIYTIGYMHDEKVGYQRFFSYISLFTFSMLMLVMSNNFIQLFFGWEAVGLVSYLLIGFYFKRESAIFANLKAFLVNRVGDFGFILGIGLVLAYFGGSLRYADVFAYLPNVVGMQIFGWDLITVTCLLLFVGAMGKSAQFPLHVWLPDSMEGPTPISALIHAATMVTAGLFMVSRMSPIYELSTTALSVIMVIGAITALFMGFLGTIQNDIKRVVAYSTLSQLGYMTVALGVSAYSIAMFHVMTHAFFKALLFLAAGSAIIGMHHDQDMRHMGNLKKYMPITWITMLIGNLSLIGTPLFSGFYSKDSIIEAVHFSDLPGSGFAYFAVLASVFVTAFYAFRQYFMVFHGKEKWREIHHEHHSDGHDDGHHHGLGKNDNPHESPWVVTLPLVLLAIPSLMIGYVVIEPMLYGDFFKDVIYVNHEAHPVMAQMKEAFHGPLAMVSHSLQTPVLYLAIGGVVAAWFLYVQAPHLPAKIASAFSPIYKLLDNKYYLDVIYFNVFAKGSRALGNFFWKAIDTAIIDNGLVNGSAKLVGGIAAQVRKFQTGFIYTYAAFMVFGVLALIVTFFWGLFVK
- a CDS encoding FxsA family protein gives rise to the protein MQYFGIIFLVMLFLEIMSIVWVADWLGGGVTLLLMIASFVLGIFMLRRMGTSGVLLAAAAMRTGGKVSLYQLLWPIRYAVAGVLLLSPGFVSMLAALVLMLPFKGKPVADLSGSSHSNEQDGFTYTAHRRYGNRDDVIEGEYTVTDSPGKKDTVDYLEDKSK
- the nuoN gene encoding NADH-quinone oxidoreductase subunit NuoN, encoding MNWTDLNLNIAMPEIVLLSALFIVLLADLWISDANRKITHYLSLLTLVLAAGAQYMVWSPASTLAFNGFYVADSMSQLAKMVMYATVFAIFVYAKPYNQARGIFKGEFYTLSLFALAGTSIMVSSAHFLTAYLGLELLSLALYALIALRRHSANAAEAALKYFVLGALGSGLLLYGISMVYGATGSLAFADILAQTHVMGGSPWLLKLGLVFIVVAVAFKLGAVPFHMWVPDVYQGAPTSVAALVGTAPKIAAVLFAFRILVGGLDTVSADWSKMLIILAVASLVIGNLAAIMQSNIKRMLAYSTVSHMGFILLAFTAGMIGFASALYYALTYIVMSLVAFGVLMLLSNEEHECEEINDLAGLNQRNAWYAFLMLLAMFSMAGIPPLMGFYAKFTVINAMLGVGHIWLAVFAVVMSLIGAFYYLRVVKVMYFGKAETERPVESGLPVKALLSVNAFLLLLWGVLPDSVMQWCIVAVRQAVAMQ
- a CDS encoding MotA/TolQ/ExbB proton channel family protein, whose protein sequence is MNLSLVFQSGDAVLISVFMILVLMSIATWSIIIIRAIKLMKAKSANAQIHDTVWSNKSWQDAEKMAAQNHSPMGELLQDAVRANKLYHSGSSQDLSTHLPFNQFMLRQIHHKMGMIMRKFEGGMTALASIGATAPFIGLFGTVWGIYHALINISHSGQMSIAAVAGPIGEALVATAFGLFVAIPAVLAYNFLVRSNKKLGQDMHAFAHELHVQILNSKE
- a CDS encoding DUF2818 family protein, producing the protein MNASMYILLVLALIFANAPFLTQRWFGLIKLKRKHFGHHLVELAAGFGFTAFLAFFLENRSGTVHPQGWEFYAVVVCLYLVFAFPCFVWRYFWHAKNQD